A window of the Gossypium hirsutum isolate 1008001.06 chromosome A03, Gossypium_hirsutum_v2.1, whole genome shotgun sequence genome harbors these coding sequences:
- the LOC107887268 gene encoding uncharacterized protein has protein sequence MCLILAKLLFPSWMFELDQIGPSWMFGFDQIGIDFLEKQLQNTGKSPLLCVKCLTDFFSVRHFPKNTTSTSHFLLISFPPHFLSVHQRQPLLLIGVLLLLGLSTALFVTSSRDSSKDYKEEPDYGRYVAIVASASLREMIKPGALAIISPIVVEHDS, from the exons ATGTGTTTGATTCTTGCAAAACTCTTGTTTCCATCATGgatgtttgaacttgatcaaatTGGTCCATCATGGATGTTTGGATTTGATCAAATTG GAATTGATTTTCTGGAAAAGCAACTTCAAAACACGGGAAAATCTCCCCTTCTTTGCGtaaaatgtcttaccgattttttttccgtaagacattttccgaaAAACACAACTTCAACCTCTCATTTCCTTCTCATTTCATTTCCTCCTCATTTCCTCTCCGTCCATCAACGTCAGCCTCTCCTCCTCATCGGTGTGCTTCTTCTTCTTGGGTTATCAACAG CCTTGTTCGTCACCTCTTCTCGCGATTCATCGAAG GACTACAAGGAGGAACCAGATTATGGTCGCTATGTTGCTATTGTAGCATCGGCATCTTTGAGGGAGATGATAAAGCCCGGTGCATTGGCTATCATATCACCAATAGTAGTTG AGCATGATAGCTAG
- the LOC107887890 gene encoding uncharacterized protein isoform X1, which translates to MHVDALIQRKQRDQTNIVLIMFWFFLPHFQIGCLHKKMRPLEATYGDLAPPYRRSSSNPYEDDPKDASTRYLPLYKAVDGGDLEATKKFLDQHPDALCSSLSTDGDTALHIAVLAGHVDIVEELVGRMSALELAVKQKYGSTALNFAAIGGVTEIAELLVEKNRKLLEIPNDHEQIPLVVAALYGHRDLVQYLYLKTPIEELDPTSKNHGAILLTACIMDEFYDIALDLVQRYPLLAIAEDTDKDTALHILAQKPSAFPSGSQLTFWQRWTYKCIHLDPQKASLIASGDIEMPHEGPPHRRSFTKRVLHRISEAFWKGLKLCVPGFTSIYELKLTHLQARELLTCICREVPNLEDEIKLEAVLRKALFEAVKQGIVEFVTEIMKHYPEVVWFYDDKDRNIFFVATAERQEKIFSLIYKMGAKKNSLATHWDKDFNNMLHQAAFLAPSSRLDRVSGAALQMQRELQWFKEVESVVQPKYKEMINSHLKTPRALFSDYHKKLVEQGEQWTKETAESCTVVTALIVTIMFSAVFTVPGGYDNNSGNPIYLNQNSFLVFIVSDALSLFSSTTSLLMFLGILTSRYREEDFLQTVPTKLMVGLSMMFFSLATMMITFGVALFIVLRDRIAWVSFPIILLASLPVTLFALLQFPLLVEIFISTYGPGIFDKPKKNLCPSGSTRSSTRCFR; encoded by the exons ATGCATGTCGATGCACTCATACAAAGGAAACAAAGGGATCAAACAAACATAGTAttgataatgttttggttttTTCTCCCTCACTTTCAAATAGGTTGTTTGCATAAGAAAATGAGGCCTTTGGAAGCTACTTATGGTGATTTGGCCCCTCCATATAGGAGATCATCAAGCAATCCATATGAAGATG ATCCGAAGGACGCATCAACCAGATATCTTCCATTGTACAAAGCTGTGGATGGTGGTGATTTGGAAGCTACCAAGAAATTCCTGGACCAACATCCAGATGCATTGTGCAGTAGCCTTTCCACCGATGGGGACACTGCCTTGCACATTGCGGTCCTAGCTGGCCATGTAGACATTGTTGAGGAGTTGGTAGGGCGAATGTCTGCACTAGAATTAGCAGTTAAACAGAAATATGGTTCAACAGCCCTTAATTTTGCTGCCATCGGAGGAGTAACAGAGATTGCTGAGTTATTGGTGGAAAAAAATAGAAAGTTGCTAGAAATTCCAAATGATCATGAACAGATCCCCCTAGTGGTTGCTGCTCTATATGGACATAGAGATTTAGTGCAGTATCTTTACTTGAAAACTCCCATAGAAGAGCTTGATCCCACTAGTAAAAACCATGGCGCTATTCTTCTTACTGCTTGTATTATGGATGAATTTTACG ATATTGCTTTGGATCTAGTTCAACGCTACCCGTTATTGGCAATCGCTGAAGATACTGATAAAGACACGGCCTTGCACATATTGGCTCAAAAACCATCAGCATTCCCCAGTGGATCTCAGCTTACATTTTGGCAGCGCTGGACATATAAAT GTATTCATTTGGATCCACAAAAGGCTTCTCTCATCGCTTCTGGAGACATCGAAATGCCACATGAGGGTCCGCCACATCGAAGAAGCTTCACTAAACGAG TACTTCACCGAATATCAGAAGCATTCTGGAAAGGCTTAAAACTTTGTG TCCCAGGCTTTACAAGCATATATGAGTTAAAGCTGACACATCTTCAAGCCAGAGAGCTTCTAACTTGCATTTGCCGAGAGGTACCAAATTTAGAAGATGAGATAAAACTAGAAGCTGTCTTGAGAAAAGCATTATTCGAAGCTGTTAAGCAAGGGATTGTGGAGTTTGTGACAGAGATTATGAAGCATTATCCTGAAGTGGTATGGTTCTATGATGATAAAGATCGGAACATATTTTTTGTTGCAACAGCTGAACGACAAGAAAAGATTTTTAGCCTTATATATAAAATGGGTGCTAAGAAAAACTCTTTGGCAACTCATTGGGATAAGGATTTTAACAACATGTTGCATCAAGCTGCGTTTCTAGCCCCTTCCTCTAGGCTTGATCGTGTGTCGGGTGCAGCTCTGCAGATGCAAAGGGAACTTCAATGGTTTAAG GAAGTGGAGAGTGTTGTGCAACCCAAGTATAAGGAGATGATCAACAGCCATCTTAAAACGCCCCGAGCTTTGTTCTCAGATTATCATAAGAAATTAGTGGAACAAGGGGAGCAATGGACAAAGGAAACAGCTGAATCTTGTACTGTGGTTACTGCTCTAATCGTCACCATTATGTTCTCAGCAGTGTTTACAGTGCCTGGTGGATATGACAACAACTCTGGCAACCCAATCTACTTGAACCAGAATTCTTTCCTGGTTTTCATAGTATCAGACGCATTATCACTTTTCAGTTCCACAACTTCATTGTTGATGTTCTTAGGAATCTTGACATCTCGATACAGGGAAGAAGATTTCCTGCAGACTGTGCCTACAAAATTGATGGTTGGACTTTCCATGATGTTCTTCTCTTTAGCAACCATGATGATAACCTTTGGGGTTGCTTTGTTCATAGTTCTTCGAGACAGAATAGCATGGGTTTCCTTTCCAATTATCTTGCTTGCTAGTTTGCCGGTTACCCTTTTCGCACTGCTGCAGTTCCCTCTTCTTGTGGAGATTTTCATTTCCACTTATGGACCTGGAATCTTTGACAAGCCAAAGAAAAACTTGTGTCCATCAGGTTCCACTCGCTCTTCAACTCGTTGCTTTCGCTAG
- the LOC107887890 gene encoding uncharacterized protein isoform X2, which yields MRPLEATYGDLAPPYRRSSSNPYEDDPKDASTRYLPLYKAVDGGDLEATKKFLDQHPDALCSSLSTDGDTALHIAVLAGHVDIVEELVGRMSALELAVKQKYGSTALNFAAIGGVTEIAELLVEKNRKLLEIPNDHEQIPLVVAALYGHRDLVQYLYLKTPIEELDPTSKNHGAILLTACIMDEFYDIALDLVQRYPLLAIAEDTDKDTALHILAQKPSAFPSGSQLTFWQRWTYKCIHLDPQKASLIASGDIEMPHEGPPHRRSFTKRVLHRISEAFWKGLKLCVPGFTSIYELKLTHLQARELLTCICREVPNLEDEIKLEAVLRKALFEAVKQGIVEFVTEIMKHYPEVVWFYDDKDRNIFFVATAERQEKIFSLIYKMGAKKNSLATHWDKDFNNMLHQAAFLAPSSRLDRVSGAALQMQRELQWFKEVESVVQPKYKEMINSHLKTPRALFSDYHKKLVEQGEQWTKETAESCTVVTALIVTIMFSAVFTVPGGYDNNSGNPIYLNQNSFLVFIVSDALSLFSSTTSLLMFLGILTSRYREEDFLQTVPTKLMVGLSMMFFSLATMMITFGVALFIVLRDRIAWVSFPIILLASLPVTLFALLQFPLLVEIFISTYGPGIFDKPKKNLCPSGSTRSSTRCFR from the exons ATGAGGCCTTTGGAAGCTACTTATGGTGATTTGGCCCCTCCATATAGGAGATCATCAAGCAATCCATATGAAGATG ATCCGAAGGACGCATCAACCAGATATCTTCCATTGTACAAAGCTGTGGATGGTGGTGATTTGGAAGCTACCAAGAAATTCCTGGACCAACATCCAGATGCATTGTGCAGTAGCCTTTCCACCGATGGGGACACTGCCTTGCACATTGCGGTCCTAGCTGGCCATGTAGACATTGTTGAGGAGTTGGTAGGGCGAATGTCTGCACTAGAATTAGCAGTTAAACAGAAATATGGTTCAACAGCCCTTAATTTTGCTGCCATCGGAGGAGTAACAGAGATTGCTGAGTTATTGGTGGAAAAAAATAGAAAGTTGCTAGAAATTCCAAATGATCATGAACAGATCCCCCTAGTGGTTGCTGCTCTATATGGACATAGAGATTTAGTGCAGTATCTTTACTTGAAAACTCCCATAGAAGAGCTTGATCCCACTAGTAAAAACCATGGCGCTATTCTTCTTACTGCTTGTATTATGGATGAATTTTACG ATATTGCTTTGGATCTAGTTCAACGCTACCCGTTATTGGCAATCGCTGAAGATACTGATAAAGACACGGCCTTGCACATATTGGCTCAAAAACCATCAGCATTCCCCAGTGGATCTCAGCTTACATTTTGGCAGCGCTGGACATATAAAT GTATTCATTTGGATCCACAAAAGGCTTCTCTCATCGCTTCTGGAGACATCGAAATGCCACATGAGGGTCCGCCACATCGAAGAAGCTTCACTAAACGAG TACTTCACCGAATATCAGAAGCATTCTGGAAAGGCTTAAAACTTTGTG TCCCAGGCTTTACAAGCATATATGAGTTAAAGCTGACACATCTTCAAGCCAGAGAGCTTCTAACTTGCATTTGCCGAGAGGTACCAAATTTAGAAGATGAGATAAAACTAGAAGCTGTCTTGAGAAAAGCATTATTCGAAGCTGTTAAGCAAGGGATTGTGGAGTTTGTGACAGAGATTATGAAGCATTATCCTGAAGTGGTATGGTTCTATGATGATAAAGATCGGAACATATTTTTTGTTGCAACAGCTGAACGACAAGAAAAGATTTTTAGCCTTATATATAAAATGGGTGCTAAGAAAAACTCTTTGGCAACTCATTGGGATAAGGATTTTAACAACATGTTGCATCAAGCTGCGTTTCTAGCCCCTTCCTCTAGGCTTGATCGTGTGTCGGGTGCAGCTCTGCAGATGCAAAGGGAACTTCAATGGTTTAAG GAAGTGGAGAGTGTTGTGCAACCCAAGTATAAGGAGATGATCAACAGCCATCTTAAAACGCCCCGAGCTTTGTTCTCAGATTATCATAAGAAATTAGTGGAACAAGGGGAGCAATGGACAAAGGAAACAGCTGAATCTTGTACTGTGGTTACTGCTCTAATCGTCACCATTATGTTCTCAGCAGTGTTTACAGTGCCTGGTGGATATGACAACAACTCTGGCAACCCAATCTACTTGAACCAGAATTCTTTCCTGGTTTTCATAGTATCAGACGCATTATCACTTTTCAGTTCCACAACTTCATTGTTGATGTTCTTAGGAATCTTGACATCTCGATACAGGGAAGAAGATTTCCTGCAGACTGTGCCTACAAAATTGATGGTTGGACTTTCCATGATGTTCTTCTCTTTAGCAACCATGATGATAACCTTTGGGGTTGCTTTGTTCATAGTTCTTCGAGACAGAATAGCATGGGTTTCCTTTCCAATTATCTTGCTTGCTAGTTTGCCGGTTACCCTTTTCGCACTGCTGCAGTTCCCTCTTCTTGTGGAGATTTTCATTTCCACTTATGGACCTGGAATCTTTGACAAGCCAAAGAAAAACTTGTGTCCATCAGGTTCCACTCGCTCTTCAACTCGTTGCTTTCGCTAG
- the LOC107887270 gene encoding myb family transcription factor PHL8 isoform X2, which produces MSFSFLLPSACLSYTTQILALHNMQNQDMNLVLSTDAKPRLKWTPELHQRFVEAVNQLGGPDKATPKNLMRVIGISGLTLYHLKSHLQKYRLGKSQQTEICLSDNLDDYREIQSSNRDLSSDTSDGTHKLMNESSKIAQALQMQMEVQRKLHEQIEVQRHLQLRIEAQGKYLQSVLKKAQETLAGYTSSSVGVELAKAELSQLVSMVNTGCTSSSLSELTEIGGSSLKQMERRPMKGTICSRESSLTSSESSGRTEDEEPPKNENICIRKSNTCFEFNFMEIYPEKKGLISGSSNEVSGKKRSGTNICDGICVDQPVAKRLELPEEETGCGLRKSGLLGSFDLNNQYQNDNESSPKAIDLNRKE; this is translated from the exons ATGAGTTTCAGTTTTCTGCTTCCCTCTGCCTGTCTTTCTTACACAACACAAATTTTGGCTCTGCACAACATGCAAAATCAAGACATGAATCTGGTTCTATCAACTGATGCTAAGCCTAGGCTAAAGTGGACTCCTGAACTTCATCAAAGATTTGTTGAAGCTGTCAATCAACTTGGAGGGCCAGACA AAGCAACCCCAAAGAATCTGATGAGGGTCATAGGAATTTCTGGACTCACTTTGTATCATCTCAAAAGCCATTTACAG AAATACAGACTGGGGAAAAGCCAACAGACTGAAATCTGCCTCAGCGATAATCTAGATG ATTACAGAGAGATACAGAGCAGTAATAGGGATTTGAGTAGTGACACAAGTGATGGAACTCACAAGCTGATGAATGA AAGCTCGAAGATTGCTCAGGCGCTCCAAATGCAGATGGAAGTACAAAGAAAGCTTCATGAACAGATTGAG GTCCAGAGACATTTACAACTAAGAATAGAAGCTCAAGGAAAGTACTTACAATCAGTGTTAAAGAAAGCACAAGAAACACTGGCTGGGTATACCTCATCTTCAGTGGGTGTAGAACTTGCTAAAGCTGAACTGTCTCAACTAGTCTCAATGGTTAACACTGGCTGCACGAGTTCTTCGTTATCAGAATTGACAGAAATAGGAGGTTCAAGCTTAAAACAAATGGAAAGAAGGCCAATGAAAGGCACTATATGTTCCAGGGAGAGCTCATTGACATCTTCTGAGAGCTCAGGAAGAACGGAGGATGAGGAACCACCAAAGAATGAGAATATTTGTATCCGGAAATCTAATACTTGCTTTGAATTTAACTTTATGGAAATTTACCCTGAAAAGAAGGGTTTGATTAGTGGCTCAAGCAATGAAGTTAGTGGAAAGAAAAGAAGTGGTACTAATATTTGTGATGGCATATGTGTTGACCAACCAGTAGCTAAAAGATTAGAGCTTCCCGAAGAGGAAACTGGTTGTGGATTGAGAAAGTCTGGATTGTTGGGGTCATTTGATCTAAATAACCAATACCAAAATGACAATGAATCAAGTCCGAAAGCAATAGACTTGAACCGCAAGGAATAG
- the LOC107887270 gene encoding myb family transcription factor PHL8 isoform X1, with protein MSFSFLLPSACLSYTTQILALHNMQNQDMNLVLSTDAKPRLKWTPELHQRFVEAVNQLGGPDKATPKNLMRVIGISGLTLYHLKSHLQKYRLGKSQQTEICLSDNLDDYREIQSSNRDLSSDTSDGTHKLMNDSKIAQALQMQMEVQRKLHEQIEVQRHLQLRIEAQGKYLQSVLKKAQETLAGYTSSSVGVELAKAELSQLVSMVNTGCTSSSLSELTEIGGSSLKQMERRPMKGTICSRESSLTSSESSGRTEDEEPPKNENICIRKSNTCFEFNFMEIYPEKKGLISGSSNEVSGKKRSGTNICDGICVDQPVAKRLELPEEETGCGLRKSGLLGSFDLNNQYQNDNESSPKAIDLNRKE; from the exons ATGAGTTTCAGTTTTCTGCTTCCCTCTGCCTGTCTTTCTTACACAACACAAATTTTGGCTCTGCACAACATGCAAAATCAAGACATGAATCTGGTTCTATCAACTGATGCTAAGCCTAGGCTAAAGTGGACTCCTGAACTTCATCAAAGATTTGTTGAAGCTGTCAATCAACTTGGAGGGCCAGACA AAGCAACCCCAAAGAATCTGATGAGGGTCATAGGAATTTCTGGACTCACTTTGTATCATCTCAAAAGCCATTTACAG AAATACAGACTGGGGAAAAGCCAACAGACTGAAATCTGCCTCAGCGATAATCTAGATG ATTACAGAGAGATACAGAGCAGTAATAGGGATTTGAGTAGTGACACAAGTGATGGAACTCACAAGCTGATGAATGA CTCGAAGATTGCTCAGGCGCTCCAAATGCAGATGGAAGTACAAAGAAAGCTTCATGAACAGATTGAG GTCCAGAGACATTTACAACTAAGAATAGAAGCTCAAGGAAAGTACTTACAATCAGTGTTAAAGAAAGCACAAGAAACACTGGCTGGGTATACCTCATCTTCAGTGGGTGTAGAACTTGCTAAAGCTGAACTGTCTCAACTAGTCTCAATGGTTAACACTGGCTGCACGAGTTCTTCGTTATCAGAATTGACAGAAATAGGAGGTTCAAGCTTAAAACAAATGGAAAGAAGGCCAATGAAAGGCACTATATGTTCCAGGGAGAGCTCATTGACATCTTCTGAGAGCTCAGGAAGAACGGAGGATGAGGAACCACCAAAGAATGAGAATATTTGTATCCGGAAATCTAATACTTGCTTTGAATTTAACTTTATGGAAATTTACCCTGAAAAGAAGGGTTTGATTAGTGGCTCAAGCAATGAAGTTAGTGGAAAGAAAAGAAGTGGTACTAATATTTGTGATGGCATATGTGTTGACCAACCAGTAGCTAAAAGATTAGAGCTTCCCGAAGAGGAAACTGGTTGTGGATTGAGAAAGTCTGGATTGTTGGGGTCATTTGATCTAAATAACCAATACCAAAATGACAATGAATCAAGTCCGAAAGCAATAGACTTGAACCGCAAGGAATAG
- the LOC121218152 gene encoding uncharacterized protein, giving the protein MMSLWQELDQCYNDEWECPGDGVKAMKKEENERAYLFLAGLNKEFDEVRSRILGKKPLPKLRDIFSEVRREETRRKVILKPGFEANDDNSALVTIKNNDDSEKKKKPWCDHCKKYWHPRETCWKLHGKPTNGRKKNGNGRGSQSGDSRAFQTTNGNYEGQSSLEGSPFTKEQLEHLHKFFQSPQFRMNSSIPNSSNNPSSSFAQSGTEKQKDQSNRWVLLGNSRERHC; this is encoded by the exons ATGATGTCTCTTTGGCAAGAACTGGATCAGTGTTATAATGATGAATGGGAGTGTCCCGGAGATGGTGTAAAAGctatgaaaaaagaagagaatgaaagAGCTTATTTGTTTCTGGCtggtttaaataaagaatttgatgaaGTGAGATCTCGGATCCTAGGGAAAAAACCGCTTCCAAAACTTCGTGACATTTTTTCTGAGGTTAGAAGAGAGGAGACAAGGAGAAAAGTAATCTTAAAGCCAGGGTTTGAAGCTAATGATGATAATTCTGCTCttgtaactattaaaaataatgatgatagtgaaaaaaagaaaaaaccttggTGCGATCACTGCAAAAAATATTGGCACCCTCGTGAAACGTGTTGGAAGCTCCATGGGAAACCGACAAATGGAAGGAAAAAGAATGGCAATGGTCGTGGTTCACAATCAGGGGATAGCAGAGCTTTCCAAACAACTAATGGAAATTATGAGGGCCAAAGTTCTCTGGAAGGGTCtccattcactaaggaacaattagagcatctacacaagttttttcaatcaccacaatttcggatgaattcttctattcctaactcatccaataatccttcttcctcttttgcccaatcaggtactga gaaacaaaaagatcaaagtaACAGATGGGTCCTTCTCGGCAATAGCCGGGAAAGGCactgttaa